The window GGTCCGCCGCGCCCGCGGGGATCGCCGCGTCCCCGTCCCGGTAGCGGTGGAGCAGCCCTCCCTCGCCGTCGCGCAACCGCCCGAGGATGAAGTCGGCCGCCCGCGCCGCCGTTTTGACGAGCGTCTCGTCGCCGAAGGCGAGGCCGCTCCGCGCCAGCGCCGCGATCATGAGCCCGTTCCAGTCGGTCAGGATCTTGTCGTCGAGCAGCGGGCGTTCCCGCAGCGCCCGCTTCTCGAACAGAACGCGGCGCGCCTCCTCCAGCCGTTCCTCGATGCCGTCGGCGTCCTCCCCCAGCGCCGCCGCGATTTCGGCGGGCGTTTCTTTGGCGTGCAGGATGTTCTCGCCGGTCCGGAGCCCCGACGCCTCGTCGGCGAAGTTGCCGCGCGCCTCGACCCGGAAGGCGCGTCGCGCGAGCGCGGCCGCGTCCTCCCCCAGAGCCTTCGCCAGCACCTCGTCGAACTCGTCCCGCGTCCACACGTAGAACGCCCCTTCGCGTCCCTCGCTGTCCGCGTCCTCCGCCGAATAGAAGCCGCCCTCCGCGTCCGTGAGGTCGCGCGCGACGTACTCGTAGATCTCCAGGGCCACACTCCGGTGCGCGTCGTCGCCCGTCACCTGCCACAACTCCGTGTACGCCATGGCGAGCAACGCCTGGTCGTACAGCATCTTCTCGAAGTGGGGGACGAGCCAGCGGGCATCCGTCGAGTAGCGGTGGAAGCCGTACCCGACGTGGTCGAAGACGCCTCCCCGCCGCATGGAGACGAGCGTCTTCTCCACCATCTCCACGCCACGCCGGTCGCCCGTGCGGTCGCTCCAGCGCAGGAGGAAGAGGAGTTGGTGCGGTGCCGGAAACTTCGGAGCCCGGGAGAACCCTCCCTGGTGGGGGTCGAAGCGGGCCCGCAGGTCGCTGAAGCCGCGGCGGAGCGTCTCCTCGTCGAGCGCGCCCTCGCCGGAACCCAGCCCGCGCACTTCGACCTCCCGGATGGCCGCCAGCGCCGAGGCCCCGGCCGCCTCCACATCCGCCCGCCGCTCCCGCCACAGAGACGCGAGCCGCGGCAGCAGGTCCAGCATCCCTGCCCGCCCCGCCACGCTCTCGCGCGGGAAGTAGGTCCCGGCGAAGAAGGGCTGCTTGTCCGGCGTCATCACGATCGTGAGCGGCCATCCCCCCTGCCCCGTCATGAGCTGGCACGCCGTCATGTAGACGCCGTCGATGTCCGGCCGTTCCTCGCGGTCCACCTTGATCGACACGAAGTCCCGGTTGAGGAGCGCGGCCACATCCTCATCCTCGAAGGACTCTCGCTCCATCACGTGGCACCAGTGGCAGGTCGCGTACCCGATGGAGAGGAAGATCGGACGGTCCTCGGCCCGGGCGCGCGCGAAGGCGTCCTCCCCCCACGGAACCCAGTCCACGGGATTGAAGGCGTGCTGGAGAAGGTAGGGACTCTTCTCCCGCGCGAGTCGGTTGGGGCGGGTGCCGGAATCAGACATGGGAATCAGGCATGGGATTGGCCCCCCAGGGGTCGAACCTGGATCATCGGCTCCAAAGGCCGGTGTCTTGCCATTAGACGAGGGGCCAGAGGGGCCGAAGATGGCGTCGCGCGGCTAACCGAGTCAAACCGCGCGCGGACGCCTCCGTGCTATGGGGGGCTGGCTTCCTGTCCGGAGAACAACGGGAGTCGAAAGCGGATCATGTTGCCTGCGACGCCAGAAACGATGGCCCTACCGGCGTCATCCGACCGGGGCATGAGATTCGAGCCATTCCCAGAGATCGACGTTGTGACGGCCGTGGTAGTACCGAGCTCTGACGATCAAGACGTGGAAGTGTTTGCCCAGACGCTTTTCGATCCGGTCGTAAACCGATTCCCCACCGTTGGCTTTGTCGACGAGAATCTGCGTGTCGCTCACTTCGTAGCGATCGTCGGGCCACTCCTCGCGGA is drawn from Candidatus Palauibacter australiensis and contains these coding sequences:
- a CDS encoding thioredoxin domain-containing protein, which encodes MSDSGTRPNRLAREKSPYLLQHAFNPVDWVPWGEDAFARARAEDRPIFLSIGYATCHWCHVMERESFEDEDVAALLNRDFVSIKVDREERPDIDGVYMTACQLMTGQGGWPLTIVMTPDKQPFFAGTYFPRESVAGRAGMLDLLPRLASLWRERRADVEAAGASALAAIREVEVRGLGSGEGALDEETLRRGFSDLRARFDPHQGGFSRAPKFPAPHQLLFLLRWSDRTGDRRGVEMVEKTLVSMRRGGVFDHVGYGFHRYSTDARWLVPHFEKMLYDQALLAMAYTELWQVTGDDAHRSVALEIYEYVARDLTDAEGGFYSAEDADSEGREGAFYVWTRDEFDEVLAKALGEDAAALARRAFRVEARGNFADEASGLRTGENILHAKETPAEIAAALGEDADGIEERLEEARRVLFEKRALRERPLLDDKILTDWNGLMIAALARSGLAFGDETLVKTAARAADFILGRLRDGEGGLLHRYRDGDAAIPAGAADHACLIWGLIELYGATFDPRWLRAARELLDPLLERFWDPERLGVFNVDAAQSDVPVRQKELYDGATPSANATTWYVLLRLGRLTGDVELLDRAEALRGALAGPVGGAPSAHTMSLVALDLALGPAQEVVVAGDPDEPGTRRMLAALAGRYAPRTAVLFKPAGRRTDAAEAPGAPAADRLAEIAPFTAPHDLLDGKATAYVCTGFACRRPTTDIREMMEQLA